CAAGCTGCTGAGATTGTCAAGAAAAAGTATCCAAATACAAAGTTCTACATTGCAGGTTGGAATGAGCAGTTGGAGTATATGAAGTTGGTAGAGGAAGCTCAGAAGACTGGTTCAGTAGAGTATATCGGTTTCCGTAAAGATATTGATCAATGGATTGAGAAGTGCCATTGTACCATTCTGCCTTCTCATGGAGGTGAGGGTGTTCCTAATGTATTGCTTGAGTCATCTGCTACAGGAAGAATATGCATCGGGTCAAAGATCAATGGAACTATGGATGTGATTGATGATGGTAAAACCGGTTATCTCTTCAATACGGGAGATGGTGAAGATCTTGCTCGTCAGATTGAAAAGTTCATTCAGCTTTCACCTGAAGAAAAAGCCTCCATGGGCAAGGTAGCCCGCGAGAAGGTGGAACGGGAGTTTGACCGCCAGATTGTTGTGAAGGCATATTTGGATGAAGTGACAAAGTGCTAAGCGAAAAAGCGTTTGTGAAATTATTAGGCAAACTGATATAGCGAATTGAAAATGTCCAATTTTGTCATCTTGACTTAGAATCATAAAATGTAGGTCTTCGCTATCGAATAAAAAACGATAACATTATATATAGTTCAACTGATTTTAAAAACTTATTTATCCCCAATAAAGTGGAAGTAGTCCCCAGGGAGAGTCCTTACAATCTTTTTGCATACGCAATGAAGTGCTACTATAATTTGTGTTACAAATGGTACAAGGATATACATTATAAATTAGTATCAGTACAAGTGAAGGGTATTCCTACTATTGCTTCAACAGTAGATAAGAAAAGTTCTTCTTCTGTACCTTTAGTAGAATTAACAGTACCTCAGTTTTGGAGTTCTGCAAGAAAATTTTAAAAGAAATAGTATTGTGATGTTGGGATTATAGAAATCTCTTACCGATAATAATAGGTGTGAAATAAAGTTGAAAAATCAATGTCCATTTTGATGTTTTTGTGTAGATTGTACTGAGAAGCGCTTTACCGTGCGCTATATGTCAAAATTGGACGACTATTAGATATATTCCGATATTATATTTTATGATAACATATTTTATTATATTCATTTTACTTTTCGTTGTAGAAATCGTCTATTTTCGTATTGCGGATAAGTGTAATATTATTGATAAACCCAATGAACGGTCATCGCACTCTACGATTGTATTGCGTGGTGGTGGCATACTCTTCTTGATCAATGCATGGGTTTGGAGTGCGTTCTTCGGGTTCCAATATCCTTGGTTTTTAGCAGGACTAACATTGGTGGCAGGCGTAAGTTTCGTAGATGACATTCATTCATTACCGGATTCAGTGAGGTTAGTGGCACAGTTTGTAGCTGCGTCAATGGCTTTTTATCAGTTGGATATATTGCATTGGTCAATGTGGTGGATAATACTACTGTCGCTAATAATATATGTGGGTGCGACAAATGTAATAAACTTTATGGATGGAATCAATGGTATTACGGCAGGATATGCTTTAGCTGTATTGGTCACGTTGGCATTGGTAAATATGAATGGCGTTTTTGTTGAACAGAGTTTGATTATATCTACGATTCTCGCTTCACTGGTATTTTGTTTTTTCAATTTCCGGCCGCGAGGTAAGGCTAGATGTTTTGCCGGGGATGTTGGCTCTATCGGCATTGCCTTTATCATGCTGTTTCTATTGGGTAATGTGATAATCAAGACTACGGATATTACTTGGCTGATATTTTTATTAGTATATGGTGTGGATGGTTGTCTAACTATTGCACATCGTATTATGTTGCACGAGAATTTGGGCGAGGCACACCGTAAGCACGCCTATCAGATTATGGCTAATGAATTAAAGATTGGACATGTAAAGGTGACATCTCTGTATATGGTTATGCAGTTATTGATTTCTCTTGGATTTATTTATCTCTGTCCCAATACAGTGCTTGCTCACTGGCTGTATTTGGTTATTACATTGGTTGTATTAACTATTACTTACATCTTGTTTATGAAAAAATACTACCATTTACATGAGGAATATCTCGCATCATTGAAAAAATAATAGTTATGGAATTTGATAAAGAATTTTTGGGAAAATTATTGGAACAGGCTATGGAGAATCCACGTTTGCGTCAGAACTTCGACTTGCGTACTTCATCTGCCGACACCAGCCAACGTATGCTCAACGCCTTGCAACCACAAACAGAAGTGTCTATTCATCGGCATGAAAAGACGGCGGAAACTGTAATATGTCTTGTAGGTAAATTAGAAGAAATTATCTATGAAGAAGTGAATGAATACGTTCATGAGGCAACTTCCTGTTGTGATGATGTGATAAGACAAAAAAGTTTTAAAGAAGTTTCACGTCAAGTACTGTCTCCTGCAGAAGGTAAATTCGGTATCCAAATACCTGCAGGGGCGTGGCATACGATAAATGTTATAGAGCCTTCTGTTATTTTTGAAGCAAAAGACGGGGCATATAATGAATTTGGAAATACAACAGATAAAAAGTGATTGAGTTTTAATAAAGATAGAATAAAAAATAATAGAAATATATGAAGAGAATAAAACAACTAGCCTATTACGTATTGGCGGCTTTTCTGTTAACAGCCTGTCAGTCTTACAAAAAAGTACCTTATTTGCAGGATGCTGAAGTGGTATTATATAGTACTCAGGACGCACAGCTGTATGATGCGAAGATTATGCCAAAGGATTTGTTAACCATTGTAGTATCGTGTACTAGTCCTGAACTGGCGGCACCCTTCAATCTGACGGTAGCTACGCAGGGTAATACCAATTTAAGTTCTACAACCACCCAGCCTGTTCTGCAGCAATATCTGGTTGATAATGACGGTAATATCAATTTCCCAGTATTGGGTGAACTGCATGTTGGTGGACTGACTAAGAAAGCAACTGAACAGATGATTGTGGAAAAACTGAAACCTTATATTAAGGAGATACCTATTGTGACAGTACGTATGGTGAATTATAAGATTTCCGTGATCGGAGAAGTTGCCCGTCCCGGTACATTTACGATTTCCAATGAGAAAGTGAACATCTTGGAAGCTCTGGCTATGGCTGGTGATATGACTGTATACGGTCTACGTGATGATGTTAAGTTAATACGGGAGAATGCTAATGGAAAGCAGGAAATTATTCCGTTAGATCTGAATAAAGCGGGGACTATTCTCTCTCCTTATTATTATTTACAACAGAATGATATCATCTATGTGACTCCCAATAAGGCGAAAGCACGAAATTCAGATGTCGGAAACAGTACAAGCCTTTGGTTCTCTGCTACTTCCATCCTTGTCTCTATTGCCAGTTTGTTGTTTAATATTTTAAAATAGAAAGGGAGAGTTATGAAGGAAGAAAATCAAAATGGAAAGGAACGTCAAATAGCTGAGGAGCAGATCGATTTCCGGGCATTGCTTTTTAAATATATTATTCATTGGCCTTGGTTTATAGGGGCAGTGTTGTTATGTCTTGTTGGTGCATGGTTTTATCTGCACTGGGCTACTCCTATTTATAATATTTCAGCCACTGTTCTGATAAAAGATGAGAAGAAAGGCGGAGGTACCGGACTTTCCTCGGAATTGGAGGATATGGGGTTAAGTGGGGTGATGACTTCTTCTAAGAATATTGACAATGAACTGGAGGTCTTGCGTTCGAAAACACTTGTAAAAGAGGTTGTTAATCAATTAAACCTGTATATAACTTATACAGATGAGGATGATTTTCCTGCTAAAGGTTTGTATAAGACGTCTCCGGTACAAGTAAGTTTGACACCTCAGGAGGCTGAGAAACTAAGTTCTCCAATGGTAGTGGAAATGACACTACAGCCTAAAGGTAGTATGGATGTAAATGTTACTATAGGTGAGAAGGGATATCAGAAGCATTTTGAGAAGCTGCCTGCTATCTTCCCGACTGATGAGGGTACGTTGGCTTTCTTTCAGGAAGCTGATTCGGTAGCTTTGCAGGATGGGACGAAAGTTCCTCGGATGGAGAAGAACGTACGTCATATAACTGCGACTATCAACAAACCGATGAGAGTGGCAAAAGGATATTGTAACAGTCTGTCTATTGCACCTACTTCTAAAACTACTTCTGTGGCCGTGATTTCGTTAAAAAATTCTAGTTTGCAACGTGGGCAGGATTTTATCAACCAATTACTGGAGATGTATAATCGCAATACGAATAATGATAAAAACGAAATTGCTCAGAAAACAGCTGAATTTATTGATGAACGTATTAGTATTATTTCAAAAGAATTGGGAAGTACAGAAGCAGATTTAGAAACTTTCAAGCGTGATGCCGGTATAACGGATTTGTCGAGTGAAGCTCAGATTGCCTTGGCTGGTAATGCTGAATATGAAAAGAAAAGTGTGGAGAACCGTACTCAAATCAGTTTGGTGAATGACTTGCGCAAGTATCTGAGAGGCAATGAATACGAAGTATTGCCGAGCAATGTGGGTTTACAGGATGCTGCTTTGATCTGGAGCCATTGAACGCTACTAACGAAATGCTTATTGAGCGTAAACGCCTGCTGCGTACATCAACAGAGAATAACCCTGCTATTGTTAACTTGGATACGAGTATCCGTGCTATGAAAGCTAATGTACAGGCTACTCTTGAAGGAACCTTGCAGGGGTTGATGATCACCAAAGAGAGCCTTGACCGTGAAGCGAGCCGCTATTCTCGTCGTATCAGCAACGCTCCGGGACAGGAACGTGCTTATGTGAGTATTGCCCGTCAGCAAGAAATCAAAGCAGGATTGTATCTGATGTTGTTACAGAAACGTGAAGAGAATGCTATTGCGCTTGCTGCCCCTGCGAATAATGCGAAGATCATTGATGAAGCGATAGCTGACGATATTCCGGTATCCCCCAAACGCTCTATGATCTATTTGATTGCATTGATGCTTGGTGTTGGAATTCCGGTTGGCATCATTTATTTGATTGAACTGACGAAATTCAAGATCGAAGGTCGTGCCGATGTGGAGAAACTAACGAGTGTTCCTGTTGTCGGTGATATTCCATTAACTGATGAGAAGAATGATAAGAATGGCTCTATCGCTGTCTTCGAGAACAAGAATAATCTGATGAGTGAAACTTTCCGTAATATTCGGACCAATCTTCAGTTTATGCTAGATAATGATCAGAAGGTGATCCTTGTGACCTCAACTGTCAGTGGTGAAGGAAAATCGTTTGTTTCGTCGAATTTGGCTATCAGTCTTTCTCTTTTGGGAAAGAAAGTGGTGATTGTCGGACTCGATATTCGTAAGCCGGGGTTGAATAAAGTATTCCAGCTCTCTAATAAGGAGAGAGGTATTACTCAGTATCTTTCCAATCCTGAAACGGATTTGATGGAACTTGTTCAGCCTT
This sequence is a window from Bacteroides thetaiotaomicron VPI-5482. Protein-coding genes within it:
- a CDS encoding polysaccharide biosynthesis/export family protein, translating into MKRIKQLAYYVLAAFLLTACQSYKKVPYLQDAEVVLYSTQDAQLYDAKIMPKDLLTIVVSCTSPELAAPFNLTVATQGNTNLSSTTTQPVLQQYLVDNDGNINFPVLGELHVGGLTKKATEQMIVEKLKPYIKEIPIVTVRMVNYKISVIGEVARPGTFTISNEKVNILEALAMAGDMTVYGLRDDVKLIRENANGKQEIIPLDLNKAGTILSPYYYLQQNDIIYVTPNKAKARNSDVGNSTSLWFSATSILVSIASLLFNILK
- a CDS encoding WbuC family cupin fold metalloprotein, giving the protein MEFDKEFLGKLLEQAMENPRLRQNFDLRTSSADTSQRMLNALQPQTEVSIHRHEKTAETVICLVGKLEEIIYEEVNEYVHEATSCCDDVIRQKSFKEVSRQVLSPAEGKFGIQIPAGAWHTINVIEPSVIFEAKDGAYNEFGNTTDKK
- a CDS encoding MraY family glycosyltransferase; protein product: MITYFIIFILLFVVEIVYFRIADKCNIIDKPNERSSHSTIVLRGGGILFLINAWVWSAFFGFQYPWFLAGLTLVAGVSFVDDIHSLPDSVRLVAQFVAASMAFYQLDILHWSMWWIILLSLIIYVGATNVINFMDGINGITAGYALAVLVTLALVNMNGVFVEQSLIISTILASLVFCFFNFRPRGKARCFAGDVGSIGIAFIMLFLLGNVIIKTTDITWLIFLLVYGVDGCLTIAHRIMLHENLGEAHRKHAYQIMANELKIGHVKVTSLYMVMQLLISLGFIYLCPNTVLAHWLYLVITLVVLTITYILFMKKYYHLHEEYLASLKK